One window from the genome of Hippocampus zosterae strain Florida chromosome 7, ASM2543408v3, whole genome shotgun sequence encodes:
- the pald1a gene encoding paladin isoform X1, with translation MPSSHSPFWTMADNKQRRKASGSASHSCGWSMGTTASAAPPPPFEGDQGVHDNGMADSNPSLSMSPFHTLNVHNNKAKSIITNKVAPVVITYNCKQEFQIHDDIRKSNYKVGRISDAMPEHYLVQGEYFMVQDVYSKADVLGTTGSFGAPNFRQVKGSYPLYGMGQPSPSGFKRVLQRLQAQGHEEVVFVCVREEPVVFLHKGDDFVSYTPRRKENLHENLHGLEKGQPVEALELTVRKELHDFAKLNENTYYVYDDIEYLKDEPQKVVITCEEDIRVTEEVYKRPVFTMPAYRYYRLPLPVEGAPLEEDFDAFVDILRESPGLSPRHDATPKLPAVLFSCQVGVGRTNLAMILGALAINRVWGNSRPPAPVEEPAEARTEPRPVFRIIQSLIVKLPNGQQVLEEVDQAIALCSEMHDIKEAIYENKSKLEGIGDDYQIQGSGTKEYFLNRTRQSLERYFYLIVFNAYLREQYPLAFVTNFSRWMCRHPWLYRLLARMDLSELSASPELVTRGARVLVAGEYLAPDVLSTAKEMKALNFRRVPKMPIYGMSQPTSEAAAAVLAHLTDEKRKHSRILWVNLQEELVLEANGQIFAPREPSRLDQHVAIPTSDPLIIEKLEASLKEEILRAQKWLEVSLEQEKQMKMFKSVLTAREIVAQHQKAAPALAYKRIPLPDCAAPWEEDFDTLLDAMKGSLAEDSRSAFVFNCSNGKGRTTTATVLSVLTLWHFNGFPEFPEDEIVSVPDAKYTKGEFQVVMQLVRLLPDGHRIKREVDMALDSVSETMTPMHYHLREIIICTYRQIKSGKSEKERHELLLRSLQYLERYIYLILFNAYLHLEKKDSWQRSFALWMEQVASRAGVYEILNRLSFYEFNGPRDDAPLGRLRWRWLQQNRFPELPFRGHFL, from the exons CTACAATTGCAAGCAGGAGTTTCAGATTCACGATGACATCCGCAAGAGCAACTACAAAGTCGGACGGATATCAGACGCCATGCCCGAGCATTACCTGGTGCAG GGCGAGTACTTCATGGTGCAGGACGTGTACAGCAAAGCGGACGTCCTCGGCACGACCGGCTCCTTCGGGGCCCCCAACTTCCGTCAGGTGAAGGGATCGTACCCGCTGTACGGGATGGGTCAGCCCAGCCCCAGCGGCTTTAAACGCGTCCTGCAGAGGCTCCAAGCGCAAGGACACGAG gaGGTTGTTTTTGTCTGCGTGCGAGAGGAGCCGGTGGTCTTCCTGCACAAGGGTGACGACTTTGTCTCGTACACCCCCAGGAGGAAGGAGAACCTCCACGAGAACCTCCACGGCCTGGAAAAGGGGCAGCCGGTGGAAGCGCTGGAGCTTACCGTCAGGAAGGAG CTCCACGACTTTGCCAAGCTGAACGAAAACACCTACTACGTGTACGACGACATTGAGTACCTGAAAGACGAGCCTCAGAAGGTGGTCATCACGTGCGAGGAGGACATCCGCGTGACCGAGGAGGTTTACAAGCGGCCCGTGTTCACCATGCCGGCTTACAG ATATTACAGATTGCCGCTGCCCGTCGAGGGAGCGCCTTTAGAAGAAGACTTTGATGCTTTTGTCGACATACTCAGG GAGAGTCCCGGCTTGTCCCCGCGACACGACGCAACGCCGAAGCTTCCGGCCGTGCTCTTCAGCTGCCAGGTGGGCGTCGGCCGCACCAACCTGGCCATGATCCTGGGCGCCCTGGCCATCAACCGCGTTTGGGGCAACTCTCGCCCGCCTGCTCC GGTTGAGGAACCGGCAGAGGCGCGTACGGAACCCAGACCCGTTTTCCGCATCATCCAGTCTCTGATCGTCAAGCTGCCAAATGGACAGCAAGTCTTGGAGGAG gTGGACCAGGCCATTGCGCTGTGTTCGGAAATGCACGACATCAAAGAGGCGATCTACGAGAACAAAAGTAAATTGGAAGGCATCGGAGACGATTATCAGATTCAG GGAAGCGGCACCAAAGAGTACTTCCTCAACAGAACCCGGCAGAGCTTGGAGCGCTACTTCTACCTGATTGTGTTCAACGCGTACCTCCGCGAGCAGTATCCCCTCGCCTTCGTGACCAACTTCAGCCGGTGGATGTGCCGCCATCCTTGGCTCTACCGCCTGCTGGCACGCATGGACCTTTCCGAGCTATCGGCGTCGCCCGAGTTGGTCACCAGAGGAGCCCGCGTTCTG GTGGCCGGCGAGTATTTAGCGCCCGACGTCCTGAGCACGGCCAAGGAGATGAAGGCGCTCAACTTCAGACGCGTGCCCAAGATGCCCATCTACGGAATGTCGCAGCCCACGTCCGAG GCGGCCGCGGCCGTGCTGGCCCACCTGACGGACGAGAAGCGCAAGCACAGCCGCATTCTGTGGGTCAACCTGCAGGAAGAGCTGGTTTTAGAAGCCAACGGGCAGATCTTCGCACCCAGGGAGCCGTCGCGCTTGGATCAGCACGTTGCCATCCCAACGTCGGACCCGCTCATCATCGAG AAGCTGGAGGCGTCCCTCAAGGAAGAGATTCTGCGTGCCCAGAAGTGGCTGGAAGTGAGTCTTGAGCAAGAGAAGCAGATGAAGATGTTCAAGAGCGTCCTGACGGCGCGGGAGATCGTGGCGCAGCACCAGAAGGCCGCGCCGGCCCTCGCCTACAAGCGCATCCCTCTGCCCGACTGCGCCGCCCCCTGGGAGGAG GATTTCGACACGCTGCTGGACGCCATGAAGGGCTCGCTGGCCGAGGACTCGCGCTCGGCCTTCGTCTTCAACTGCTCCAACGGCAAAGGCAGGACCACCACGGCCACCGTGCTCTCCGTGCTCACTTTGTGGCACTTCAAT gGCTTTCCGGAGTTTCCCGAGGACGAGATCGTCAGCGTCCCTGATGCCAAGTACACCAAAGGGGAGTTTCAG gTGGTGATGCAGCTGGTGCGCCTGCTCCCCGACGGCCACCGCATTAAGCGCGAGGTGGACATGGCCCTGGACTCGGTTTCCGAAACCATGACGCCCATGCACTACCACCTGAGGGAGATCATCATCTGTACCTACAGACAG ATCAAGAGCGGCAAGTCTGAGAAGGAGCGCCATGAACTCCTGCTGAGGAGCCTGCAGTATCTGGAGCGCTACATTTATCTCATCCTCTTCAACGCGTACCTGCACCTGGAGAAGAAGGACTCCTGGCAGCGCTCCTTTGCGCTCTGGATGGAGCAG GTGGCCTCCCGGGCGGGAGTGTACGAGATCCTCAATCGGCTGAGCTTCTACGAGTTCAACGGCCCGAGGGACGACGCCCCGCTGGGTCGGCTGCGCTGGCGCTGGCTGCAGCAGAACCGTTTTCCGGAGCTTCCTTTCCGAGGGCATTTCCTCTGA
- the pald1a gene encoding paladin isoform X2, producing MGTTASAAPPPPFEGDQGVHDNGMADSNPSLSMSPFHTLNVHNNKAKSIITNKVAPVVITYNCKQEFQIHDDIRKSNYKVGRISDAMPEHYLVQGEYFMVQDVYSKADVLGTTGSFGAPNFRQVKGSYPLYGMGQPSPSGFKRVLQRLQAQGHEEVVFVCVREEPVVFLHKGDDFVSYTPRRKENLHENLHGLEKGQPVEALELTVRKELHDFAKLNENTYYVYDDIEYLKDEPQKVVITCEEDIRVTEEVYKRPVFTMPAYRYYRLPLPVEGAPLEEDFDAFVDILRESPGLSPRHDATPKLPAVLFSCQVGVGRTNLAMILGALAINRVWGNSRPPAPVEEPAEARTEPRPVFRIIQSLIVKLPNGQQVLEEVDQAIALCSEMHDIKEAIYENKSKLEGIGDDYQIQGSGTKEYFLNRTRQSLERYFYLIVFNAYLREQYPLAFVTNFSRWMCRHPWLYRLLARMDLSELSASPELVTRGARVLVAGEYLAPDVLSTAKEMKALNFRRVPKMPIYGMSQPTSEAAAAVLAHLTDEKRKHSRILWVNLQEELVLEANGQIFAPREPSRLDQHVAIPTSDPLIIEKLEASLKEEILRAQKWLEVSLEQEKQMKMFKSVLTAREIVAQHQKAAPALAYKRIPLPDCAAPWEEDFDTLLDAMKGSLAEDSRSAFVFNCSNGKGRTTTATVLSVLTLWHFNGFPEFPEDEIVSVPDAKYTKGEFQVVMQLVRLLPDGHRIKREVDMALDSVSETMTPMHYHLREIIICTYRQIKSGKSEKERHELLLRSLQYLERYIYLILFNAYLHLEKKDSWQRSFALWMEQVASRAGVYEILNRLSFYEFNGPRDDAPLGRLRWRWLQQNRFPELPFRGHFL from the exons CTACAATTGCAAGCAGGAGTTTCAGATTCACGATGACATCCGCAAGAGCAACTACAAAGTCGGACGGATATCAGACGCCATGCCCGAGCATTACCTGGTGCAG GGCGAGTACTTCATGGTGCAGGACGTGTACAGCAAAGCGGACGTCCTCGGCACGACCGGCTCCTTCGGGGCCCCCAACTTCCGTCAGGTGAAGGGATCGTACCCGCTGTACGGGATGGGTCAGCCCAGCCCCAGCGGCTTTAAACGCGTCCTGCAGAGGCTCCAAGCGCAAGGACACGAG gaGGTTGTTTTTGTCTGCGTGCGAGAGGAGCCGGTGGTCTTCCTGCACAAGGGTGACGACTTTGTCTCGTACACCCCCAGGAGGAAGGAGAACCTCCACGAGAACCTCCACGGCCTGGAAAAGGGGCAGCCGGTGGAAGCGCTGGAGCTTACCGTCAGGAAGGAG CTCCACGACTTTGCCAAGCTGAACGAAAACACCTACTACGTGTACGACGACATTGAGTACCTGAAAGACGAGCCTCAGAAGGTGGTCATCACGTGCGAGGAGGACATCCGCGTGACCGAGGAGGTTTACAAGCGGCCCGTGTTCACCATGCCGGCTTACAG ATATTACAGATTGCCGCTGCCCGTCGAGGGAGCGCCTTTAGAAGAAGACTTTGATGCTTTTGTCGACATACTCAGG GAGAGTCCCGGCTTGTCCCCGCGACACGACGCAACGCCGAAGCTTCCGGCCGTGCTCTTCAGCTGCCAGGTGGGCGTCGGCCGCACCAACCTGGCCATGATCCTGGGCGCCCTGGCCATCAACCGCGTTTGGGGCAACTCTCGCCCGCCTGCTCC GGTTGAGGAACCGGCAGAGGCGCGTACGGAACCCAGACCCGTTTTCCGCATCATCCAGTCTCTGATCGTCAAGCTGCCAAATGGACAGCAAGTCTTGGAGGAG gTGGACCAGGCCATTGCGCTGTGTTCGGAAATGCACGACATCAAAGAGGCGATCTACGAGAACAAAAGTAAATTGGAAGGCATCGGAGACGATTATCAGATTCAG GGAAGCGGCACCAAAGAGTACTTCCTCAACAGAACCCGGCAGAGCTTGGAGCGCTACTTCTACCTGATTGTGTTCAACGCGTACCTCCGCGAGCAGTATCCCCTCGCCTTCGTGACCAACTTCAGCCGGTGGATGTGCCGCCATCCTTGGCTCTACCGCCTGCTGGCACGCATGGACCTTTCCGAGCTATCGGCGTCGCCCGAGTTGGTCACCAGAGGAGCCCGCGTTCTG GTGGCCGGCGAGTATTTAGCGCCCGACGTCCTGAGCACGGCCAAGGAGATGAAGGCGCTCAACTTCAGACGCGTGCCCAAGATGCCCATCTACGGAATGTCGCAGCCCACGTCCGAG GCGGCCGCGGCCGTGCTGGCCCACCTGACGGACGAGAAGCGCAAGCACAGCCGCATTCTGTGGGTCAACCTGCAGGAAGAGCTGGTTTTAGAAGCCAACGGGCAGATCTTCGCACCCAGGGAGCCGTCGCGCTTGGATCAGCACGTTGCCATCCCAACGTCGGACCCGCTCATCATCGAG AAGCTGGAGGCGTCCCTCAAGGAAGAGATTCTGCGTGCCCAGAAGTGGCTGGAAGTGAGTCTTGAGCAAGAGAAGCAGATGAAGATGTTCAAGAGCGTCCTGACGGCGCGGGAGATCGTGGCGCAGCACCAGAAGGCCGCGCCGGCCCTCGCCTACAAGCGCATCCCTCTGCCCGACTGCGCCGCCCCCTGGGAGGAG GATTTCGACACGCTGCTGGACGCCATGAAGGGCTCGCTGGCCGAGGACTCGCGCTCGGCCTTCGTCTTCAACTGCTCCAACGGCAAAGGCAGGACCACCACGGCCACCGTGCTCTCCGTGCTCACTTTGTGGCACTTCAAT gGCTTTCCGGAGTTTCCCGAGGACGAGATCGTCAGCGTCCCTGATGCCAAGTACACCAAAGGGGAGTTTCAG gTGGTGATGCAGCTGGTGCGCCTGCTCCCCGACGGCCACCGCATTAAGCGCGAGGTGGACATGGCCCTGGACTCGGTTTCCGAAACCATGACGCCCATGCACTACCACCTGAGGGAGATCATCATCTGTACCTACAGACAG ATCAAGAGCGGCAAGTCTGAGAAGGAGCGCCATGAACTCCTGCTGAGGAGCCTGCAGTATCTGGAGCGCTACATTTATCTCATCCTCTTCAACGCGTACCTGCACCTGGAGAAGAAGGACTCCTGGCAGCGCTCCTTTGCGCTCTGGATGGAGCAG GTGGCCTCCCGGGCGGGAGTGTACGAGATCCTCAATCGGCTGAGCTTCTACGAGTTCAACGGCCCGAGGGACGACGCCCCGCTGGGTCGGCTGCGCTGGCGCTGGCTGCAGCAGAACCGTTTTCCGGAGCTTCCTTTCCGAGGGCATTTCCTCTGA